Proteins from a single region of Streptomyces vinaceus:
- a CDS encoding tRNA (adenine-N1)-methyltransferase, translating to MSEPTGAARRRGPFEVGDQVQLTDPKGRHYTFTLEAGKNFHTHKGSFPHDELIGSPEGSVVRTTGNVAYLALRPLLPDYVLSMPRGAAVVYPKDAGQILAFADIFPGARVVEAGVGSGSLSSFLLRAIGDQGMLHSYERRADFAEIATANVERYFGGPHPAWKLTVGDLQDNLDETDVDRVILDMLAPWECLDAVKKALVPGGILCCYVATTTQLSKTVESIREIGCFAEPQPWESMIRNWHVEGLAVRPDHRMIGHTGFLVTARRLADGVEPPMRRRRPAKGAYGEDYDGPGSDRSA from the coding sequence ATGTCCGAACCGACCGGTGCCGCCCGCCGACGCGGGCCCTTCGAGGTCGGGGACCAGGTTCAGCTCACCGACCCCAAGGGCCGCCACTACACGTTCACGCTCGAAGCCGGGAAGAATTTCCACACCCACAAGGGTTCCTTCCCGCACGACGAGCTGATCGGCTCCCCCGAAGGAAGCGTCGTCCGTACCACGGGCAACGTCGCCTACCTCGCGCTGCGTCCCCTGCTCCCCGACTATGTCCTGTCCATGCCCCGCGGCGCCGCCGTGGTCTACCCCAAGGACGCGGGCCAGATCCTGGCCTTCGCCGACATCTTCCCCGGCGCCCGCGTCGTGGAAGCGGGAGTGGGCTCCGGCTCCCTGAGCAGCTTCCTGCTGCGCGCCATCGGCGACCAGGGCATGCTCCACAGCTACGAGCGCCGCGCGGACTTCGCCGAGATCGCCACCGCCAACGTCGAGCGCTACTTCGGCGGCCCCCACCCCGCGTGGAAGCTGACCGTGGGCGACCTCCAGGACAACCTGGACGAGACCGACGTCGACCGCGTGATCCTCGACATGCTCGCCCCCTGGGAGTGCCTGGACGCGGTCAAGAAGGCCCTCGTCCCCGGCGGCATCCTCTGCTGCTACGTGGCCACCACCACCCAGCTCTCCAAGACGGTCGAGTCCATCCGCGAGATCGGCTGCTTCGCCGAGCCGCAGCCCTGGGAATCGATGATCCGCAACTGGCACGTCGAGGGCCTCGCCGTCCGCCCCGACCACCGGATGATCGGCCACACCGGCTTCCTCGTCACCGCCCGCCGCCTCGCGGACGGCGTCGAGCCCCCCATGCGCCGCCGCCGCCCCGCCAAGGGCGCCTACGGCGAGGACTACGACGGACCCGGCAGCGACCGCTCCGCCTAG
- a CDS encoding ferredoxin, whose protein sequence is MTVQQEAPTGGAGQAGEPLEVWIDQDLCTGDGICVQYAPEVFELDIDGLAYVKSPEDELLVEAGATTPVPLTLLQDVVDSAKECPGDCIHVRRVSDRVEVFGPDAE, encoded by the coding sequence ATGACCGTGCAGCAGGAGGCTCCCACGGGTGGTGCCGGGCAGGCCGGCGAGCCGCTAGAGGTCTGGATCGACCAGGACCTGTGCACCGGTGACGGCATCTGTGTGCAGTACGCGCCGGAGGTGTTCGAGCTGGACATCGATGGTCTGGCGTACGTGAAGAGCCCTGAGGACGAGCTTCTGGTGGAGGCGGGGGCGACGACTCCGGTTCCCCTGACGCTGCTGCAGGACGTGGTGGACTCGGCGAAGGAGTGCCCGGGTGACTGCATCCACGTAAGGCGCGTTTCGGACAGGGTCGAGGTGTTCGGTCCGGACGCGGAGTGA
- the arc gene encoding proteasome ATPase — translation MAAHDDDINRGIRPGRGSEDPAGQVAYLEQEIAVLRRKLADSPRHTRILEERIVELQTNLAGVSAQNERLANTLREARDQIVALKEEVDRLAQPPAGFGVFLQANEDGTVDIFTGGRKLRVNVSPSVEPEDLRRGQEVMLNEALNVVEAMEFERAGDIVTLKEILEDGERALVVGHTDEERVVRLAEPLLDITIRPGDALLLEPRSGYVYEVVPKSEVEDLVLEEVPDIDYDKIGGLGDQIELIRDAVELPYLYPDLFKEHELRPPKGILLYGPPGCGKTLIAKAVANSLAKKVAEVTGQAQGKSYFLNIKGPELLNKYVGETERHIRLVFQRAREKASEGTPVIVFFDEMESLFRTRGSGVSSDVENTIVPQLLAEIDGVEGLENVIVIGASNREDMIDPAILRPGRLDVKIKIERPDAEAAKDIFAKYLKASLPLHTDDLTEHSGSPEVAVHSMIQTVVEQMYAETEENRFLEVTYANGDKEVLYFKDFNSGAMIQNIVDRAKKMAIKAFLEHNQKGLRVSHLLQACVDEFKENEDLPNTTNPDDWARISGKKGERIVFIRTLVTGKQGADTGRSIDTVANTGQYL, via the coding sequence GTGGCAGCCCACGACGACGACATCAACCGCGGCATCCGGCCGGGGCGAGGGTCTGAGGACCCCGCAGGCCAGGTTGCCTATCTCGAGCAGGAAATCGCCGTCCTGCGACGTAAGCTCGCCGACTCTCCGCGACACACGAGGATTCTCGAAGAGCGGATCGTCGAGCTCCAGACAAACCTGGCCGGCGTCTCCGCGCAAAACGAGCGACTGGCAAATACGCTCCGTGAGGCCCGCGACCAGATCGTCGCACTCAAGGAGGAAGTCGACCGGCTCGCACAGCCGCCGGCCGGTTTCGGTGTCTTCCTTCAGGCGAACGAAGACGGCACCGTCGACATCTTCACCGGCGGCCGAAAGCTCCGCGTGAACGTCAGCCCCAGCGTCGAACCGGAAGACCTCCGGCGCGGCCAGGAGGTCATGCTCAACGAGGCCCTCAACGTGGTCGAGGCCATGGAGTTCGAACGGGCCGGGGACATCGTCACCCTCAAGGAGATCCTTGAGGACGGCGAGCGCGCCCTGGTGGTCGGGCACACCGACGAGGAGAGGGTGGTGAGGCTCGCCGAGCCGCTCCTGGACATCACCATCCGCCCCGGCGACGCCCTCCTGCTCGAACCCCGCTCCGGCTACGTCTACGAGGTCGTCCCCAAGAGCGAGGTCGAGGACCTGGTCCTCGAAGAGGTCCCCGACATCGACTACGACAAGATCGGCGGCCTGGGAGACCAGATCGAACTGATCCGCGACGCGGTCGAACTCCCGTACCTCTACCCCGACCTCTTCAAGGAACACGAACTGCGGCCCCCGAAGGGCATCCTGCTCTACGGCCCCCCCGGCTGCGGCAAGACGCTCATCGCCAAGGCAGTGGCCAACTCCCTTGCCAAGAAGGTCGCCGAAGTGACCGGACAGGCCCAGGGCAAGTCCTACTTCCTGAACATCAAGGGCCCCGAACTCCTCAACAAGTACGTCGGCGAGACCGAGCGGCACATCCGCCTCGTCTTCCAGCGTGCCCGCGAGAAGGCCAGCGAGGGCACCCCCGTCATCGTCTTCTTCGACGAGATGGAATCCCTCTTCCGCACCCGCGGATCCGGCGTCAGCTCGGACGTGGAGAACACCATCGTCCCCCAGCTGCTCGCCGAGATCGACGGCGTGGAGGGCCTGGAGAACGTCATCGTGATCGGCGCCTCCAACCGCGAGGACATGATCGACCCGGCCATCCTGCGCCCCGGCCGGCTCGACGTGAAGATCAAGATCGAGCGCCCCGACGCCGAAGCGGCGAAGGACATCTTCGCCAAGTACCTCAAGGCCTCGCTGCCGCTCCACACCGACGACCTCACCGAACACTCCGGCTCGCCCGAGGTCGCCGTCCACAGCATGATCCAGACCGTCGTCGAGCAGATGTACGCCGAAACCGAGGAAAACCGCTTCCTTGAGGTCACGTACGCCAACGGCGACAAGGAAGTCCTGTACTTCAAGGACTTCAACTCCGGCGCCATGATCCAGAACATCGTGGACCGGGCCAAGAAGATGGCCATCAAGGCCTTCCTCGAACACAACCAGAAGGGCCTGCGGGTCTCCCACCTCCTCCAGGCCTGCGTGGACGAGTTCAAGGAGAACGAGGACCTGCCCAACACCACCAACCCCGACGACTGGGCCCGGATCTCCGGCAAGAAGGGCGAGCGGATCGTATTCATCCGCACACTCGTCACCGGAAAGCAGGGCGCGGACACCGGACGCTCCATCGACACGGTGGCAAACACCGGTCAGTACCTCTGA
- the dop gene encoding depupylase/deamidase Dop: protein MTVRRVMGIETEYGISVPGHPNANAMLTSSQIVNAYAAAMHRARRARWDFEEENPLRDARGFDLAREAADNSQLTDEDIGLANVILTNGARLYVDHAHPEYSSPEITNPLDAVLWDKAGERIMAEAAVRAAQLPGAQPIHLYKNNTDNKGASYGTHENYLMKRETPFSEIVRHLTPFFVSRQVVTGAGRVGIGQDGREHGFQISQRADYFEVEVGLETTLKRPIINTRDEPHSDAEKYRRLHVIIGDANLSEISTYLKLGTTALVLSMIEDSFINVDLAVDQPVRTLHQVSHDPDLQHLITLRSGRTLTAVQLQMEYFELARKYVDERFGSDADEQTKDVLVRWEDVLGRLESDPMSLSGELDWIAKREILEGYRRRDGLGWDAARLHLVDLQYADVRPEKGLYNRLVARGKMKRLVEETAVERAQGKPPEDTRAYFRGRCLEQYADDVAAASWDSVIFDLPGRDSLQRVPTLEPLRGTRKHVKELLDRCRTAEDLVRVLSGNQG, encoded by the coding sequence ATGACCGTACGGCGAGTAATGGGAATCGAGACGGAGTACGGGATCTCCGTCCCCGGGCACCCGAACGCCAATGCCATGCTCACCTCGTCCCAGATCGTCAACGCCTACGCGGCGGCGATGCACCGGGCGCGCCGCGCCCGCTGGGACTTCGAGGAGGAGAACCCGCTGCGGGACGCCCGCGGCTTCGACCTCGCCCGCGAGGCCGCCGACAACAGCCAGCTCACCGACGAGGACATCGGCCTCGCCAACGTCATCCTCACCAACGGTGCACGGCTCTACGTCGACCACGCGCACCCCGAATACAGCTCCCCGGAGATCACCAACCCGCTCGACGCCGTCCTCTGGGACAAGGCCGGCGAGCGGATCATGGCCGAGGCCGCCGTACGGGCCGCCCAGCTCCCCGGCGCCCAGCCCATCCACCTCTACAAGAACAACACCGACAACAAGGGCGCCTCCTACGGCACGCACGAGAACTACCTGATGAAGCGGGAGACCCCCTTCTCGGAGATCGTGCGCCACCTGACGCCCTTCTTCGTCTCCCGCCAGGTCGTCACCGGCGCCGGACGGGTCGGGATCGGCCAGGACGGCCGCGAGCACGGCTTCCAGATCAGCCAGCGCGCGGACTACTTCGAGGTCGAGGTCGGCCTGGAGACCACGCTCAAGCGCCCCATCATCAACACGCGCGACGAGCCGCACTCGGACGCCGAGAAGTACCGCCGCCTCCACGTGATCATCGGCGACGCCAACCTCTCCGAGATCTCCACGTACCTCAAGCTGGGCACCACCGCGCTCGTCCTGTCGATGATCGAGGACTCCTTCATCAACGTGGACCTGGCCGTCGACCAGCCCGTCCGCACCCTGCACCAGGTCTCCCACGACCCCGACCTGCAACACCTCATCACGCTGCGCAGCGGCCGCACGCTGACCGCCGTCCAGCTCCAGATGGAGTACTTCGAGCTGGCCAGGAAGTACGTGGACGAGCGTTTCGGTTCGGACGCGGACGAGCAGACCAAGGACGTGCTGGTCCGCTGGGAGGACGTGCTGGGCCGGCTGGAGAGCGACCCGATGAGCCTGTCGGGCGAGCTGGACTGGATCGCGAAGCGGGAGATCCTGGAGGGCTACCGCAGGCGCGACGGGCTCGGCTGGGACGCGGCCCGGCTCCACCTGGTGGACCTCCAGTACGCGGACGTACGGCCCGAGAAGGGCCTGTACAACCGCCTGGTGGCCCGGGGCAAGATGAAGCGGCTGGTGGAGGAGACGGCCGTGGAGCGCGCGCAGGGCAAGCCGCCGGAGGACACCCGGGCGTACTTCCGGGGCCGGTGCCTGGAGCAGTACGCGGACGACGTGGCGGCGGCCTCGTGGGACTCGGTGATCTTCGACCTCCCGGGCCGGGACTCCCTCCAGCGGGTTCCGACGCTGGAACCCCTGCGGGGTACCCGCAAGCACGTGAAGGAGCTCCTGGACCGCTGCCGCACGGCGGAGGACCTGGTGCGGGTACTGAGCGGGAACCAGGGCTGA
- a CDS encoding ubiquitin-like protein Pup, with amino-acid sequence MATKDTGGGQQKATRSTEEVEEAAVEESTDLKERQEKLSDDVDSVLDEIDDVLEENAEDFVRSFVQKGGE; translated from the coding sequence ATGGCGACCAAGGACACCGGCGGCGGACAGCAGAAGGCGACTCGCTCGACCGAGGAGGTCGAGGAGGCGGCGGTCGAGGAATCGACCGACCTCAAGGAGCGCCAGGAAAAGCTCTCCGACGACGTCGACTCAGTGCTTGACGAAATCGATGATGTGCTCGAGGAGAACGCAGAGGATTTCGTGCGCTCCTTCGTTCAGAAGGGTGGAGAGTGA
- a CDS encoding endonuclease VII domain-containing protein, whose translation MRDGLQCYCRPCAAEYHQQRQKAKGKNVRPRVEAPEGHKYCRRCREIKPHSEWDRNKTASDGLSTRCKACRAVEGRAGHLKRMYGMTEAERDEMIAAQGGLCCICLKAPAVHVDHCHETGRVRGVLCFNCNSAIGKLGDDPDTLRRAISYLEGNAWKPTIAAQGVYRQPS comes from the coding sequence ATGCGAGACGGCCTGCAGTGTTACTGCAGGCCGTGCGCGGCCGAATATCACCAGCAGCGCCAGAAGGCCAAGGGGAAGAATGTCCGCCCCCGTGTTGAAGCTCCTGAGGGGCACAAGTACTGCCGTCGATGTAGGGAGATCAAGCCCCACTCGGAATGGGATCGGAACAAGACGGCGTCAGACGGGTTGTCTACACGCTGCAAGGCGTGCCGGGCCGTCGAGGGCCGCGCAGGTCATCTCAAGCGGATGTACGGCATGACCGAAGCCGAGCGGGACGAAATGATCGCAGCTCAGGGCGGGCTCTGTTGCATCTGCCTGAAGGCTCCAGCCGTACACGTGGATCACTGCCACGAGACGGGTAGGGTCCGAGGCGTACTGTGCTTCAACTGCAACTCGGCCATCGGCAAGTTGGGAGACGATCCCGACACTCTACGTCGGGCCATCTCGTACCTGGAGGGAAACGCGTGGAAGCCAACAATCGCGGCACAGGGCGTCTACCGGCAGCCTTCCTGA